A single Parabacteroides timonensis DNA region contains:
- a CDS encoding ABC transporter permease yields MRTLRYLLEKEFKQIKRDRFLPRIIFLVPLMQLIILPFAANFEMRNINLGVIDNDHTVLSTQLTEKILSSGYFRLTNVSSSYDQAIGSIESNEADVLLEIPVNFEKDLGREGQAEVLVAANAVNGTKGGMGSSYLSQIIQDFNREKGFTSGSALSGGIRSTNLFNPHLNYKNYMVPGIMVFLLTIIGGFLSALNIVSEKEKGTIEQINVTPVPKTLFLLSKLIPFWIIGLILLTIGALVAWIIYGLVPIGNMGVIYLFAAVYLIAFTGFGLAISSISSTQQQAMFTAFFFLIIFALLSGLFTPISSMPQWAQNITLFNPVRYFVETMRMVYLKGSTFSDLSGHFIIVCLFAVLFNVLAVVSYRKK; encoded by the coding sequence ATGAGAACATTACGATATTTACTTGAAAAGGAATTCAAACAGATCAAACGTGACCGGTTCTTACCCCGGATCATCTTCCTGGTTCCGTTGATGCAGCTGATTATCCTGCCTTTTGCGGCAAACTTTGAAATGCGTAATATCAATCTGGGGGTGATAGATAACGATCATACGGTCTTATCCACCCAGTTGACGGAGAAAATACTTTCGTCCGGCTATTTCCGTCTGACGAATGTTTCTTCCAGTTACGACCAGGCAATCGGCTCCATAGAGAGCAACGAGGCTGACGTGTTGCTGGAAATACCAGTCAACTTTGAAAAGGATCTGGGACGCGAAGGGCAGGCCGAAGTATTGGTTGCCGCCAACGCCGTAAACGGAACGAAAGGCGGGATGGGAAGCTCTTACCTGTCCCAGATCATTCAGGACTTTAACCGGGAGAAAGGTTTTACTTCCGGTTCGGCTCTCAGTGGCGGCATTCGCTCCACGAATCTGTTTAACCCGCATCTGAATTATAAGAACTATATGGTTCCCGGTATCATGGTCTTTCTGCTTACGATTATCGGAGGTTTTCTTTCAGCGCTGAATATTGTCAGTGAAAAGGAAAAAGGGACTATCGAACAGATAAACGTAACGCCTGTCCCTAAAACCTTGTTCCTGCTCTCTAAATTGATACCTTTCTGGATTATCGGCTTGATATTACTGACTATCGGTGCGCTTGTGGCCTGGATAATATATGGTTTGGTACCGATAGGAAATATGGGTGTTATTTATTTGTTTGCTGCTGTCTATCTGATCGCTTTTACCGGTTTCGGGTTGGCTATCTCGTCAATATCATCCACCCAGCAGCAAGCCATGTTTACTGCTTTTTTCTTTTTGATTATTTTTGCATTGCTAAGCGGGCTTTTTACACCGATCAGCAGTATGCCGCAATGGGCACAGAATATAACCTTGTTCAATCCAGTCCGTTATTTTGTGGAAACAATGCGTATGGTTTACCTGAAAGGAAGTACATTTTCAGACTTGAGCGGACATTTTATTATAGTTTGTCTTTTTGCTGTTTTATTTA
- a CDS encoding ABC transporter permease, whose amino-acid sequence MKQFLSFIRKEFYHIFRDKRTMMILLAMPIILIILFGYAITTEIKSVPIAIFDQSRDEVSRKITEHLGASEYFNLYKMIDSEEEAQSLFKQGKVKLAIIFPVQYASTPDASVQLLADATDPNEATQLTSYATAVIASAKAEIQGKLLQPSGGGGLSQAGIVPVVHLLYNPMMKGAYNFVPGVMGLILILICALMTSVGIVKEKEMGTMEILLVSPMKPIYIILAKAAPYLLLSIVNIATILCLSYFLLEVPIAGSLTLLFSISILYALVSLCLGLLISTIADTQQAAMLISAMVLMLPVILLSGMVFPIENMPDILQWLSNIVPAKWYIIAVKDVMIKGLGAGAIVKEIGVLLLMVVLLVILSVKRFKTRL is encoded by the coding sequence ATGAAACAGTTTCTATCTTTTATACGTAAAGAATTTTATCACATTTTCCGTGACAAGCGGACTATGATGATCCTGCTGGCGATGCCTATTATCCTGATTATCCTGTTCGGTTATGCGATTACCACTGAAATAAAAAGCGTACCTATCGCCATATTCGATCAGAGTCGGGATGAAGTGAGCAGAAAAATTACTGAACATTTGGGTGCAAGTGAGTATTTTAACCTGTATAAGATGATCGATAGCGAAGAAGAAGCCCAGTCCCTGTTTAAACAAGGCAAAGTGAAGTTGGCTATTATTTTCCCCGTTCAGTATGCATCGACTCCGGATGCATCCGTTCAGTTACTGGCAGATGCGACCGATCCGAATGAGGCAACACAGCTGACATCTTATGCAACGGCTGTTATCGCTTCAGCCAAAGCCGAAATACAAGGCAAATTATTGCAACCCTCGGGTGGTGGCGGATTGTCTCAGGCCGGGATTGTCCCGGTAGTTCATCTCCTGTATAACCCGATGATGAAAGGAGCCTATAACTTCGTGCCCGGTGTGATGGGGTTGATCCTGATCCTGATCTGTGCCCTGATGACTTCGGTCGGTATCGTAAAGGAAAAAGAGATGGGGACAATGGAAATATTACTGGTTTCTCCCATGAAACCAATTTACATAATTTTAGCTAAAGCAGCTCCCTATCTATTGCTTAGTATTGTGAATATCGCCACCATTCTCTGCCTGTCTTACTTCCTGTTGGAAGTGCCGATAGCGGGCAGTCTGACGCTGTTGTTTTCCATCTCCATACTGTATGCATTGGTTTCTCTTTGTCTTGGACTATTGATCTCCACGATAGCCGACACACAACAGGCTGCTATGCTGATCAGTGCTATGGTATTGATGCTTCCTGTGATCCTGCTTAGCGGCATGGTATTCCCGATAGAGAATATGCCCGATATACTGCAATGGCTCTCGAATATAGTACCTGCCAAATGGTATATCATCGCCGTAAAGGATGTGATGATAAAAGGACTTGGAGCGGGTGCGATCGTGAAAGAGATCGGTGTCCTGCTCTTGATGGTAGTTTTATTGGTAATCCTTAGTGTAAAGCGTTTTAAGACCCGTTTATGA